GCGACGGCGTAGGTGATCCCGCCGGCCGCGACGAGGACCGCGGCGGCGGCCCCCGCGGTCCAGCCGGCCCGTTTCGGTGTCACTGGGAGAGCCCGTTGGTGCACGCGGCCCCCGGCTCGGGGGTCTGCTCGCCCTGGACGAACTTCTCGAAGAACTTGTCCACGTTCGGGTCTTCGGCGCCCGTCACCGTGCGCTGGTGGCCCCAGGCGGTGAGCATGATCGGGTCCTGCTGCTTCTCGTCCGGGCTCATCAGCGAGTACGGCGTCTTCTTGACCTTGGCGGCCAGCTTCTCGACGTCTGCCTTCGGGGCCGCGTCGGTGTACGTCACCCACACCGCTCCGTGCTCCAGCGAGTGCACGGCGTTCTCGTTGTTCAGCGGCTTGGTGTAGACGTCGCCGTTGCAGTTCATCCAGGCCTGGTTGTGGTCGCCGCCGACCGGGGGGTTCACGGGGTAGCTGACCTTCTTGGTGACGTGGTTGCGGGCCAGGTCCCCGTCCCAGGTCTTCACCCCGTCCTTGCCGGTGACGAACTTGCCGGAGTTCTTGCCGTCGGACGCGGTGTCGTCGGAGGAGTCGTCGGACTGTCCCCGGACCAGGAAGACGCCGCCGACGACGAGACCGGCGACCACCACGGTGCTGACCGCGATCGTGAGGATCCGGTTCCGGCGCTCACGCGCCTCCTCGGCACGCCGCATCTCGGCTATGCGGGCCTGTCGCGCCGTGTTGCTGTTCTTCTTCGCGGAACCCATGGGGTGCAGCCCTTCTGGGAAGTCTTCTGCCATCGAGCGGGGTGGCCGGGTCCGCTGATCGTAAGCGTGGAAGGCCGCTCCTTCGTAGCTAGATCACAGGATCCGTCCCGGGCGGATCCCCGGAATGGCCCGATCGAACAGGTGGCCTCTACGCTGCGGTCATGGGGTGGGCCGGCCAAGCGGGGCCCGCAACGCATTCGAAACGGCGCTGTGGTGTGATGCACAGGTGCCCGACCGCCTCCCGCCGTACGCGAGACAGGCGGCCTGACCAGCGAGGATGGGGAAGCGGAAGATGGACAAGCAGCAGGAGTTCGTGATCCGGACGCTGGAGGAGCGCGACATCCGGTTCGTACGCCTTTGGTTCACGGACGTGCTGGGCTTCCTCAAGTCCGTCGCCGTGGCCCCCGCGGAGCTGGAGCAGGCCTTCGACGAGGGCATCGGCTTCGACGGCTCGGCCATCGAGGGCTTCGCCCGCGTGTACGAGTCCGACATGATCGCCAAGCCCGACCCGTCGACCTTCCAGGTCCTGCCCTGGCGCGCGGAGGCCCCCGGCACGGCCCGCATGTTCTGCGACATCCTCATGCCGGACGGCTCCCCGTCCTTCGCGGACCCGCGCTACGTCCTCAAGCGCGCCCTGGCCCGCACCTCCGATCTGGGCTTCACCTTCTACACCCACCCGGAGATCGAGTTCTTCCTGCTGAAGGACAAGCCGGTCGACGGCTCGATCCCCACCCCCGCCGACAACTCCGGCTACTTCGACCACACCCCGCAGAACATCGGCATGGACTTCCGGCGCCAGGCGATCACGATGCTGGAGTCGATGGGCATCTCGGTGGAGTTCTCGCACCACGAGGGCGCGCCGGGCCAGCAGGAGATCGACCTGCGCTACGCGGACGCGCTCTCGACGGCGGACAACATCATGACGTTCCGCCTGGTCATGAAGCAGGTCGCGCTGGAGCAGGGCCTCCAGGCCACCTTCATGCCGAAGCCGTTCTCGGAGTACCCGGGCTCGGGCATGCACTCGCACCTTTCGTTGTTCGAAGGCGACCGCAACGCGTTCTACGAGTCCGGCGCGGAGTACCAGCTCTCCAAGGTCGGCCGCTCGTTCATCGCGGGCCTGCTGCGGCACGCGGCCGAGATCTCGGCGGTCACCAACCAGTGGGTGAACTCGTACAAGCGCATCTGGGGCGGCTCCGAGCGCACGGCCGGCGCGGGCGGCGAGGCCCCGTCCTACATCTGCTGGGGCCACAACAACCGCTCCGCGCTGGTCCGCGTCCCCATGTACAAGCCCGGCAAGACCGGCTCGGCCCGCGTCGAGGTCCGCTCCATCGACTCCGGCGCCAACCCGTACCTCACCTACGCCGTCCTGCTGGCCGCCGGCCTCAAGGGCATCGAGGAGGGCTACGAACTCCCGCCGGGCGCGGAGGACGACGTCTGGGCCCTCTCCGACTCGGAACGCCGGGCCCTGGGCATCGAGCCCCTCCCCCAGAACCTCGGCGAGGCCCTCGCCCTGATGGAACGCAGCGACCTGGTCGCCGAGACGCTCGGCGAACACGTCTTCGACTTCTTCCTGCGCAACAAGCGGCAGGAGTGGGAGGAGTACCGGTCGCAGGTGACGGCGTTCGAGCTGCGGAAGTCTTTGCCGGTGCTGTAGGGGCCGGGGGCCGGACGGCCCCCCGGTTCAGTCGTGGGGGACTTCCTCGATCACCGTCTCTGCGAACCGCCACGAGCCCCGATTTCCCAGCGCCTCTGCGCGCAGCCCCATCTCCCAGGCGATCCGGGCCGCCCGCTGCTGCGGGACATCGGGGTACTCCTCGGGCTGGACCTTGATGTAGCCGCGCCGGTCGACGGGTTGGGTGCGCAGCACTTCGCGCAGTTTCTGCTCCTGCTCGTCCGGCGTGGTGGAGTCGCCGGTGACGCGCTTGTACGCCTTGCCCGTGCCGACCGGGCGCTTCCGCTCCTCCCTCCGGCTCGCGGCGTCCGATCCGCGCCATGTCATCCACCCGACTGCGCCGAGCGCAGCCAGGCCGGCCGCCCCCGCGCCGAGCAGCTCACCGGTGGCGTCCGCCTGCCCTGGCGTCCGGGGGCGGAGTGCTCCTTCCGGATCCGCGAGCACGGTCAGTTCCTGGCCGACGTCGTAGAGGTCGGTCGTCGTCTCCAGCTCCGGCCCGGGCACGCGGGAGCCGTCCTCGCGCCGCAGCTCATAGTGGGAGTGGCGGGCCTTGCGACCCTGAGCCGGGTCGAGCCGCTCCTTCACCACCGTGGCCGTGACCTCCTCGCCACGTTGTTGCAGCGTGAGGTCGTCGCGCCCCAGGTCGAAGACGTACACCGACACCACGGAGGTGAGCACGACGAACAGCGCCGCGTATGTGCCCGACTCCCGAGCACCGAGTCTCCGGATCAGTGCGACGAGCAGCAGCCCGTGCACGACCCACAGAGCGATCTCAACGAAGGGCCCGGTTCCGTCGACGAGGAGGAACATCGCCGCGATCACGGCGATCGTGTAACAACCGATACCGATCGCGAGCAGGACGGGATACTTCATGCGCCTCCCGCGGGCCTCGTCCCTTGCCTGCCCGACGCTGATCATGCTCGTTGCTCCGTTCCTCCGGCGTCCTGGACTTCGGCCTTCACGGCATTCTCCACACCCGGTTCCTCGTCCGAGATCGACTTCATGATGCCGCCGAGCACTTCGAGGTATTCGGTCCAGTGCTCACGGTCCTCGGTCATGAAGACGAACAGGACCGACCCGGGCCCGGCCTTCAGCGGAACGCTGAGCTGCACCTGCCGCATTGTGGCGGGTACGGAATCCTCCTGCCCGAAAAGTGCACCGGGGATTTCCAGGTCCAGGTCCCGGATGCACAGGGCGGCCATGCCGTACGGGAGCATCACCATTCCCACCTCGGCGTCCGGATGCAGCTCACGCCATTGAACAGCCGTGCGCTTCGCCGAGCCGCGTCGGTCCTGGAAGTCGGGGCCCGTCTCCGGCCGCTCGACCATCACGCAGAGGGTGCCCTGCGAAAGCTGGTCGTCAGACATGCGCAACAGACAACTGGATACGTGAGCGGCGCCCGCCTCGATCATCATCTGGAAGATGTACTCGCTCGAGACGACGAGGCTGAATTTCTGCTCCGGCGGCACCGAGGGGAACAGTACGTCGGCCGCCTCCGCCATGCGCACGACGCGCGCCTCCGGATCCTCCTGGAGGTCGAACTCCACGAAGCCCGGTGGCCGCACGAACCAGAAGTCGGGAGTCTCGTCGAGGGATGCAAAGGGCGTCGCGGCCGCCTCCGGTGCCGAGGCGGGTATGGGGTCGGGAGAGGAAGCCATCAGTCCGTCAGCTCCCAAGCGCCCAGCCCTACGGCGCTGCCGACGG
The Streptomyces sp. NBC_01723 genome window above contains:
- a CDS encoding DUF3105 domain-containing protein encodes the protein MGSAKKNSNTARQARIAEMRRAEEARERRNRILTIAVSTVVVAGLVVGGVFLVRGQSDDSSDDTASDGKNSGKFVTGKDGVKTWDGDLARNHVTKKVSYPVNPPVGGDHNQAWMNCNGDVYTKPLNNENAVHSLEHGAVWVTYTDAAPKADVEKLAAKVKKTPYSLMSPDEKQQDPIMLTAWGHQRTVTGAEDPNVDKFFEKFVQGEQTPEPGAACTNGLSQ
- the glnA gene encoding type I glutamate--ammonia ligase, with the translated sequence MDKQQEFVIRTLEERDIRFVRLWFTDVLGFLKSVAVAPAELEQAFDEGIGFDGSAIEGFARVYESDMIAKPDPSTFQVLPWRAEAPGTARMFCDILMPDGSPSFADPRYVLKRALARTSDLGFTFYTHPEIEFFLLKDKPVDGSIPTPADNSGYFDHTPQNIGMDFRRQAITMLESMGISVEFSHHEGAPGQQEIDLRYADALSTADNIMTFRLVMKQVALEQGLQATFMPKPFSEYPGSGMHSHLSLFEGDRNAFYESGAEYQLSKVGRSFIAGLLRHAAEISAVTNQWVNSYKRIWGGSERTAGAGGEAPSYICWGHNNRSALVRVPMYKPGKTGSARVEVRSIDSGANPYLTYAVLLAAGLKGIEEGYELPPGAEDDVWALSDSERRALGIEPLPQNLGEALALMERSDLVAETLGEHVFDFFLRNKRQEWEEYRSQVTAFELRKSLPVL